A genomic stretch from Lathyrus oleraceus cultivar Zhongwan6 chromosome 2, CAAS_Psat_ZW6_1.0, whole genome shotgun sequence includes:
- the LOC127121461 gene encoding ureide permease 2 isoform X2, with protein sequence MYQVESKGGAIVCMLLSLFFLGTWPAVMNLLERRGRLPQHTYLDYTITNLLAAVIIAFTFGQIGTHGDSNFLSQLSQIHDNLPSVLFAMAGGIVLSIGNLSSQYVWAFLGLSVAGVITSSIIVVIGTILNYFLDDKINKAKILFPGVGCFFIAVCLGFIVHSSNIIDNQAKLKDFASEDSSKDLENGSDPTYKIKAGTAIFLLELEKRRSIKASGKSTFIGLAITFFAGISFSIFSPLFNLATNDQYHTLRRGVAHLSVYTTFFYFSVSCFIVAIILNIIFLYHPILNLPKSSLKAYLGDWNGRGLALLAGLLCGFGNGLQFMAGQAAGYAAADVVQALPLVGTFWGIVLFGEYRKSSKRTYTLLGSMLVMFIAAIVLLMASSGHRK encoded by the exons ATGTATCAAGTGGAGAGCAAAGGAGGTGCCATAGTCTGCATGCTTCTTTCCTTATTCTTCTTAGGGACATGGCCCGCTGTTATGAATCTATTAGAAAGGAGAGGTCGTCTTCCTCAGCATACCTACCTTGACTACACCATCACCAATCTTTTGGCTGCTGTTATTATTGCTTTCACCTTTGGTCAAATAGGCACTCATGGTGATTCAAACTTCTTGTCACAGCTTTCTCAG ATTCATGATAACTTGCCTTCTGTTTTGTTTGCCATGGCTGGAGGGATTGTCCTCAGCATTGGAAATTTGTCTTCTCAATATGTTTGGGCTTTTCTCGGTTTATCAGTTGCTGGAGTAATCACATCAAGCATAATTGTTGTTATAG GAACAATCTTGAACtactttttggatgataaaaTAAATAAAGCTAAGATTCTATTCCCAGGAGTTGGTTGCTTTTTTATTGCAGTTTGTCTTGGCTTTATTGTTCATTCATCAAATATTATTGATAATCAAGCCAAGCTCAAAGATTTTGCAAGTGAAG ATAGTTCAAAAGATTTAGAGAATGGAAGTGATCCTACATACAAGATTAAAGCAGGAACTGCAATTTTTCTCTTAGAACTTGAAAAGAGAAGGTCCATTAAGGCAAGTGGGAAGAGCACTTTTATTGGGTTGGCTATAACTTTCTTTGCAGGAATTTCCTTCTCCATATTCTCACCATTATTCAATTTAGCAACAAATGATCAATATCACACTTTAAGGAGAGGGGTTGCTCATTTAAGTGTTTATACAACCTTCTTTTATTTCTCAGTCTCTTGTTTCATTGTTGCCATCATTCTAAATATCATCTTCCTTTACCATCCAATCTTGAACTTACCCAAGTCATCATTGAAAGCTTATTTGGGAGATTGGAATGGTAGAGGTTTGGCCTTGTTGGCTGGTCTCCTTTGTGGATTTGGGAATGGACTTCAGTTTATGGCTGGTCAAGCTGCAGGATATGCAGCAGCAGATGTTGTTCAA GCACTTCCACTTGTTGGCACTTTTTGGGGGATTGTTTTGTTTGGAGAATATAGAAAATCATCAAAGAGAACTTACACACTACTTGGGAGCATGTTGGTTATGTTCATTGCAGCAATTGTTCTACTCATGGCATCATCTGGGCACCGAAAATGA
- the LOC127121461 gene encoding ureide permease 2 isoform X4 yields the protein MYQVESKGGAIVCMLLSLFFLGTWPAVMNLLERRGRLPQHTYLDYTITNLLAAVIIAFTFGQIGTHGDSNFLSQLSQIHDNLPSVLFAMAGGIVLSIGNLSSQYVWAFLGLSVAGVITSSIIVVIGTILNYFLDDKINKAKILFPGVGCFFIAVCLGFIVHSSNIIDNQAKLKDFANSSKDLENGSDPTYKIKAGTAIFLLELEKRRSIKASGKSTFIGLAITFFAGISFSIFSPLFNLATNDQYHTLRRGVAHLSVYTTFFYFSVSCFIVAIILNIIFLYHPILNLPKSSLKAYLGDWNGRGLALLAGLLCGFGNGLQFMAGQAAGYAAADVVQALPLVGTFWGIVLFGEYRKSSKRTYTLLGSMLVMFIAAIVLLMASSGHRK from the exons ATGTATCAAGTGGAGAGCAAAGGAGGTGCCATAGTCTGCATGCTTCTTTCCTTATTCTTCTTAGGGACATGGCCCGCTGTTATGAATCTATTAGAAAGGAGAGGTCGTCTTCCTCAGCATACCTACCTTGACTACACCATCACCAATCTTTTGGCTGCTGTTATTATTGCTTTCACCTTTGGTCAAATAGGCACTCATGGTGATTCAAACTTCTTGTCACAGCTTTCTCAG ATTCATGATAACTTGCCTTCTGTTTTGTTTGCCATGGCTGGAGGGATTGTCCTCAGCATTGGAAATTTGTCTTCTCAATATGTTTGGGCTTTTCTCGGTTTATCAGTTGCTGGAGTAATCACATCAAGCATAATTGTTGTTATAG GAACAATCTTGAACtactttttggatgataaaaTAAATAAAGCTAAGATTCTATTCCCAGGAGTTGGTTGCTTTTTTATTGCAGTTTGTCTTGGCTTTATTGTTCATTCATCAAATATTATTGATAATCAAGCCAAGCTCAAAGATTTTGCAA ATAGTTCAAAAGATTTAGAGAATGGAAGTGATCCTACATACAAGATTAAAGCAGGAACTGCAATTTTTCTCTTAGAACTTGAAAAGAGAAGGTCCATTAAGGCAAGTGGGAAGAGCACTTTTATTGGGTTGGCTATAACTTTCTTTGCAGGAATTTCCTTCTCCATATTCTCACCATTATTCAATTTAGCAACAAATGATCAATATCACACTTTAAGGAGAGGGGTTGCTCATTTAAGTGTTTATACAACCTTCTTTTATTTCTCAGTCTCTTGTTTCATTGTTGCCATCATTCTAAATATCATCTTCCTTTACCATCCAATCTTGAACTTACCCAAGTCATCATTGAAAGCTTATTTGGGAGATTGGAATGGTAGAGGTTTGGCCTTGTTGGCTGGTCTCCTTTGTGGATTTGGGAATGGACTTCAGTTTATGGCTGGTCAAGCTGCAGGATATGCAGCAGCAGATGTTGTTCAA GCACTTCCACTTGTTGGCACTTTTTGGGGGATTGTTTTGTTTGGAGAATATAGAAAATCATCAAAGAGAACTTACACACTACTTGGGAGCATGTTGGTTATGTTCATTGCAGCAATTGTTCTACTCATGGCATCATCTGGGCACCGAAAATGA
- the LOC127121461 gene encoding ureide permease 1 isoform X1, which translates to MYQVESKGGAIVCMLLSLFFLGTWPAVMNLLERRGRLPQHTYLDYTITNLLAAVIIAFTFGQIGTHGDSNFLSQLSQIHDNLPSVLFAMAGGIVLSIGNLSSQYVWAFLGLSVAGVITSSIIVVIGTILNYFLDDKINKAKILFPGVGCFFIAVCLGFIVHSSNIIDNQAKLKDFASEGNNIFLHYVIVIFEKTDSSKDLENGSDPTYKIKAGTAIFLLELEKRRSIKASGKSTFIGLAITFFAGISFSIFSPLFNLATNDQYHTLRRGVAHLSVYTTFFYFSVSCFIVAIILNIIFLYHPILNLPKSSLKAYLGDWNGRGLALLAGLLCGFGNGLQFMAGQAAGYAAADVVQALPLVGTFWGIVLFGEYRKSSKRTYTLLGSMLVMFIAAIVLLMASSGHRK; encoded by the exons ATGTATCAAGTGGAGAGCAAAGGAGGTGCCATAGTCTGCATGCTTCTTTCCTTATTCTTCTTAGGGACATGGCCCGCTGTTATGAATCTATTAGAAAGGAGAGGTCGTCTTCCTCAGCATACCTACCTTGACTACACCATCACCAATCTTTTGGCTGCTGTTATTATTGCTTTCACCTTTGGTCAAATAGGCACTCATGGTGATTCAAACTTCTTGTCACAGCTTTCTCAG ATTCATGATAACTTGCCTTCTGTTTTGTTTGCCATGGCTGGAGGGATTGTCCTCAGCATTGGAAATTTGTCTTCTCAATATGTTTGGGCTTTTCTCGGTTTATCAGTTGCTGGAGTAATCACATCAAGCATAATTGTTGTTATAG GAACAATCTTGAACtactttttggatgataaaaTAAATAAAGCTAAGATTCTATTCCCAGGAGTTGGTTGCTTTTTTATTGCAGTTTGTCTTGGCTTTATTGTTCATTCATCAAATATTATTGATAATCAAGCCAAGCTCAAAGATTTTGCAAGTGAAGGTAACAACATTTTTCTACATTATGTAATTGTCATATTTGAAAAAAC AGATAGTTCAAAAGATTTAGAGAATGGAAGTGATCCTACATACAAGATTAAAGCAGGAACTGCAATTTTTCTCTTAGAACTTGAAAAGAGAAGGTCCATTAAGGCAAGTGGGAAGAGCACTTTTATTGGGTTGGCTATAACTTTCTTTGCAGGAATTTCCTTCTCCATATTCTCACCATTATTCAATTTAGCAACAAATGATCAATATCACACTTTAAGGAGAGGGGTTGCTCATTTAAGTGTTTATACAACCTTCTTTTATTTCTCAGTCTCTTGTTTCATTGTTGCCATCATTCTAAATATCATCTTCCTTTACCATCCAATCTTGAACTTACCCAAGTCATCATTGAAAGCTTATTTGGGAGATTGGAATGGTAGAGGTTTGGCCTTGTTGGCTGGTCTCCTTTGTGGATTTGGGAATGGACTTCAGTTTATGGCTGGTCAAGCTGCAGGATATGCAGCAGCAGATGTTGTTCAA GCACTTCCACTTGTTGGCACTTTTTGGGGGATTGTTTTGTTTGGAGAATATAGAAAATCATCAAAGAGAACTTACACACTACTTGGGAGCATGTTGGTTATGTTCATTGCAGCAATTGTTCTACTCATGGCATCATCTGGGCACCGAAAATGA
- the LOC127121461 gene encoding ureide permease 1 isoform X3 — MYQVESKGGAIVCMLLSLFFLGTWPAVMNLLERRGRLPQHTYLDYTITNLLAAVIIAFTFGQIGTHGDSNFLSQLSQIHDNLPSVLFAMAGGIVLSIGNLSSQYVWAFLGLSVAGVITSSIIVVIGTILNYFLDDKINKAKILFPGVGCFFIAVCLGFIVHSSNIIDNQAKLKDFASEGNNIFLHYVINGSDPTYKIKAGTAIFLLELEKRRSIKASGKSTFIGLAITFFAGISFSIFSPLFNLATNDQYHTLRRGVAHLSVYTTFFYFSVSCFIVAIILNIIFLYHPILNLPKSSLKAYLGDWNGRGLALLAGLLCGFGNGLQFMAGQAAGYAAADVVQALPLVGTFWGIVLFGEYRKSSKRTYTLLGSMLVMFIAAIVLLMASSGHRK, encoded by the exons ATGTATCAAGTGGAGAGCAAAGGAGGTGCCATAGTCTGCATGCTTCTTTCCTTATTCTTCTTAGGGACATGGCCCGCTGTTATGAATCTATTAGAAAGGAGAGGTCGTCTTCCTCAGCATACCTACCTTGACTACACCATCACCAATCTTTTGGCTGCTGTTATTATTGCTTTCACCTTTGGTCAAATAGGCACTCATGGTGATTCAAACTTCTTGTCACAGCTTTCTCAG ATTCATGATAACTTGCCTTCTGTTTTGTTTGCCATGGCTGGAGGGATTGTCCTCAGCATTGGAAATTTGTCTTCTCAATATGTTTGGGCTTTTCTCGGTTTATCAGTTGCTGGAGTAATCACATCAAGCATAATTGTTGTTATAG GAACAATCTTGAACtactttttggatgataaaaTAAATAAAGCTAAGATTCTATTCCCAGGAGTTGGTTGCTTTTTTATTGCAGTTTGTCTTGGCTTTATTGTTCATTCATCAAATATTATTGATAATCAAGCCAAGCTCAAAGATTTTGCAAGTGAAGGTAACAACATTTTTCTACATTATGTAATT AATGGAAGTGATCCTACATACAAGATTAAAGCAGGAACTGCAATTTTTCTCTTAGAACTTGAAAAGAGAAGGTCCATTAAGGCAAGTGGGAAGAGCACTTTTATTGGGTTGGCTATAACTTTCTTTGCAGGAATTTCCTTCTCCATATTCTCACCATTATTCAATTTAGCAACAAATGATCAATATCACACTTTAAGGAGAGGGGTTGCTCATTTAAGTGTTTATACAACCTTCTTTTATTTCTCAGTCTCTTGTTTCATTGTTGCCATCATTCTAAATATCATCTTCCTTTACCATCCAATCTTGAACTTACCCAAGTCATCATTGAAAGCTTATTTGGGAGATTGGAATGGTAGAGGTTTGGCCTTGTTGGCTGGTCTCCTTTGTGGATTTGGGAATGGACTTCAGTTTATGGCTGGTCAAGCTGCAGGATATGCAGCAGCAGATGTTGTTCAA GCACTTCCACTTGTTGGCACTTTTTGGGGGATTGTTTTGTTTGGAGAATATAGAAAATCATCAAAGAGAACTTACACACTACTTGGGAGCATGTTGGTTATGTTCATTGCAGCAATTGTTCTACTCATGGCATCATCTGGGCACCGAAAATGA